One Polypterus senegalus isolate Bchr_013 chromosome 10, ASM1683550v1, whole genome shotgun sequence DNA segment encodes these proteins:
- the borcs8 gene encoding BLOC-1-related complex subunit 8 isoform X2 gives MEEQEMQLKVKRVTDKFTESMYVLANEPSVALYRLQEHVRRSLPELVQHKTDMQGWEEQSQGAIYTVEYACSAVKSMTNSTLYFKSIEGLLRETIGIKDQMNSSQGRRKRTTDAIVQRDLGDRHNAGPS, from the exons ttacaGATAAATTTACAGAAAGCATGTATGTACTTGCTAATGAACCATCTGTGGCACTGTACCGCTTGCAGGAGCATGTGCGGAGATCATTGCCAGAACTTGTCCAACACAAG acaGACATGCAGGGCTGGGAGGAGCAGAGTCAAGGAGCAATATACACTGTGGAATATGCTTGCAG TGCAGTGAAAAGTATGACGAACAGCACCTTGTACTTCAAAAGTATTGAAGGGCTTCTCCGAGAAACTATTGGCATAAAAGACCAAATGAACTCCTCTCAGGGGCGCAG GAAACGAACAACGGATGCTATTGTGCAGAGGGACTTGGGAGACCGGCACAATGCAGGACCGAGCTGA
- the borcs8 gene encoding BLOC-1-related complex subunit 8 isoform X1, giving the protein MEEQEMQLKVKRVTDKFTESMYVLANEPSVALYRLQEHVRRSLPELVQHKTDMQGWEEQSQGAIYTVEYACSAVKSMTNSTLYFKSIEGLLRETIGIKDQMNSSQGRSDVSMCENPTVPPLPPSQPPSSS; this is encoded by the exons ttacaGATAAATTTACAGAAAGCATGTATGTACTTGCTAATGAACCATCTGTGGCACTGTACCGCTTGCAGGAGCATGTGCGGAGATCATTGCCAGAACTTGTCCAACACAAG acaGACATGCAGGGCTGGGAGGAGCAGAGTCAAGGAGCAATATACACTGTGGAATATGCTTGCAG TGCAGTGAAAAGTATGACGAACAGCACCTTGTACTTCAAAAGTATTGAAGGGCTTCTCCGAGAAACTATTGGCATAAAAGACCAAATGAACTCCTCTCAGGGGCGCAG TGACGTGAGCATGTGTGAAAACCCCACTGTTCCTCCTCTTCCACCATCACAACCCCCTTCCTCCTCTTGA